From a region of the Micromonospora tarapacensis genome:
- a CDS encoding sensor histidine kinase, whose product MGQWIRRGVRAVLAGVAAIGLAVTNIPLLAVAVVALILIPVPFLGMALVPWAMALVRARVNLERRLASRTGVPVARPYHPRPERAVPGGWRRFRWIVTDPATWRDLAWLVPGAIIGIALGAISLAIPLYGLAGLTLTPLWIWLGTGWYGYGATWSIDTFGEGLLCLPQGAAILAGGLWLAPWLRRVDASFARLLLAPTRAAELRLRVTQLTVTRADTVDAQAAELRRIERDLHDGIQARLVSLGMMIGLADELIDRNPTAAHEMLAEARESSGTALVELRHLVRGIHPPVLAERGLGGAVRALALSLPIPITVDADLPGRLDTPVESAAYFAVAETLTNLVRHSRAHSGSVALRYADGTLTMVVTDDGAGGADPAAGTGLRGIERRLAAFDGTMALSSPSGGPTVITMELPCALSSPKTMHSFATD is encoded by the coding sequence ATGGGTCAGTGGATCCGGCGGGGAGTTCGCGCCGTACTGGCCGGCGTGGCCGCCATCGGCCTGGCCGTCACGAACATCCCGTTGCTCGCCGTGGCGGTTGTCGCCCTGATCCTGATCCCGGTGCCGTTCCTCGGCATGGCGCTGGTGCCCTGGGCGATGGCGCTGGTCCGGGCGCGGGTCAATCTTGAACGGAGGCTCGCCTCCCGGACCGGTGTCCCGGTCGCGCGTCCGTACCATCCGCGTCCGGAACGGGCCGTGCCCGGCGGCTGGCGGCGCTTCCGGTGGATCGTCACCGACCCCGCCACCTGGCGTGACCTGGCCTGGCTGGTGCCCGGCGCGATCATCGGGATCGCCCTCGGCGCGATCTCCCTGGCGATACCGCTGTACGGGCTCGCGGGGCTGACGCTGACGCCGTTGTGGATCTGGCTCGGCACCGGCTGGTACGGCTACGGCGCGACCTGGTCGATAGACACCTTCGGCGAGGGTCTGCTCTGCCTGCCGCAGGGTGCCGCGATCCTGGCCGGTGGCCTGTGGTTGGCGCCATGGCTGCGGCGCGTCGACGCCTCCTTCGCCCGGCTCCTCCTGGCGCCGACCAGGGCCGCCGAACTCCGGCTTCGCGTCACCCAGCTGACCGTGACCCGCGCCGACACGGTGGACGCCCAGGCCGCCGAGTTGCGCCGCATCGAGCGCGACCTGCACGACGGCATCCAGGCCCGGCTCGTCTCGCTGGGCATGATGATCGGCCTGGCCGACGAGCTGATCGACCGGAACCCGACCGCCGCCCACGAGATGCTCGCCGAGGCGCGTGAGTCGAGCGGCACGGCACTGGTCGAGCTGCGGCACCTCGTCCGTGGCATCCACCCACCCGTCCTGGCCGAACGTGGCCTGGGTGGCGCGGTGCGTGCGCTGGCGCTGAGCCTGCCCATACCGATCACGGTCGACGCCGATCTGCCCGGCCGGCTCGACACACCGGTCGAGTCGGCGGCGTACTTCGCCGTGGCCGAAACCCTGACCAACCTGGTCCGGCACAGCCGCGCGCACAGCGGGTCGGTGGCGCTGCGGTACGCCGACGGCACGCTGACCATGGTGGTCACCGATGACGGCGCGGGCGGCGCCGATCCCGCCGCCGGCACCGGGCTGCGCGGTATCGAACGCCGCCTCGCCGCCTTCGATGGCACCATGGCGCTGTCGAGCCCGTCCGGGGGGCCCACCGTCATCACCATGGAGCTGCCGTGCGCGTTGTCATCGCCGAAGACCATGCACTCCTTCGCGACGGACTGA
- a CDS encoding fatty acid desaturase family protein: MTTTTTAGSDFATLSRRIIGAGLMERRPAYYVARLSAVALLYLSGWTAFFVIGASWWQMITAVVLAVTFTQVALVAHDLAHRQVFRTKRPSEVAGRLAGNLGVGMSYGWWMDKHTRHHNNPNHDDLDPDVAPEVLIWATESALGRRGLKGFVTRHQAALFFPLLTLLALDLKVSSVRALRNHTVKRRGVESALLILHAIGYLAALLIVLSPLQAIAFLLLHQAVFGVYLGMTFAPNHKGMPHPTGDEDFLRKQVLTSRNVSGNWLTDVALGGLNYQIEHHLFPGMPSPNLRKAQPIVQAYCAEVGVAYEQTSLVTSYRQALRHLHEVGAPARAEHAAR; encoded by the coding sequence ATGACGACTACCACGACGGCCGGCAGTGACTTTGCCACCCTGTCCCGCCGGATCATCGGCGCGGGCTTGATGGAGCGCCGGCCCGCCTACTACGTCGCCCGGCTGAGCGCCGTCGCGCTTCTGTATCTCAGCGGTTGGACGGCCTTCTTCGTGATCGGCGCCTCCTGGTGGCAGATGATCACGGCCGTGGTCCTCGCCGTGACGTTCACCCAGGTCGCGCTCGTGGCGCACGATCTCGCGCACCGCCAGGTCTTTCGCACCAAACGCCCCAGTGAGGTGGCCGGGCGGCTGGCCGGCAACCTCGGCGTGGGGATGAGCTACGGCTGGTGGATGGACAAGCACACCCGCCACCACAACAACCCCAACCACGACGACCTCGACCCGGACGTGGCCCCCGAGGTGCTCATCTGGGCCACCGAGTCGGCGCTGGGCCGGCGGGGCCTGAAGGGCTTCGTCACCCGGCACCAGGCCGCGCTGTTCTTTCCGCTGCTGACGCTGCTCGCCCTGGACCTGAAGGTGTCCAGCGTCAGGGCGTTGCGCAACCACACGGTCAAGCGGCGCGGTGTGGAGAGCGCGCTGCTGATCCTGCACGCCATCGGCTATCTCGCGGCGCTGCTGATCGTCCTCTCACCGTTGCAGGCCATCGCCTTCCTGCTGCTGCACCAGGCCGTGTTCGGCGTCTACCTGGGCATGACCTTCGCGCCCAACCACAAGGGCATGCCGCACCCGACCGGCGACGAGGACTTTCTGCGCAAGCAGGTGCTGACGTCCCGCAACGTCAGCGGCAACTGGCTGACCGACGTCGCGCTCGGTGGGCTGAACTACCAGATCGAACACCACCTGTTTCCCGGCATGCCGTCACCCAACCTGCGCAAGGCCCAACCCATCGTGCAGGCCTACTGCGCCGAGGTCGGCGTCGCCTACGAGCAGACCAGCCTCGTCACCTCCTACCGCCAGGCGCTGCGACACCTGCACGAGGTGGGCGCACCCGCCCGCGCCGAACACGCGGCCCGCTGA
- a CDS encoding radical SAM protein: MTSLPPALRMADMRFRHEHFGALAWSTTQPRRFVELPSAAAMVTLLAREPLAPQFPPQAQTALGDRFGLDQARWTTIVGDLHSMGVLAPADGAVVEPVTAGRVHAVADEAEAARPRSAVLKPFWVHLQPFTVCNQKCLHCYCSGGPKADPFLLPLEQWHEIIRRLDDYGVPDIYITGGESLLLPGFFDLAADIIGRGLGFGVSTNATVLNAGRLEQLRELGVSPVQVSLDGGQAATHEMIRGAPGSWPKTLAGIRVLGEFTEVVINTVVNHANLGELEQVVQVGLSAGVRRFKFFPQKPVGRSNPAVTLDDATILGVLLPECQRLAEAYDVEIETISPAQGCGSGSIGFAVDQLGDVYPCIFGVENRSLRAGNLLTDDLDTMWFSAVWEQFRGEPTTPCRRCEVPCPR, encoded by the coding sequence GTGACGTCACTTCCCCCGGCGCTGCGGATGGCGGACATGCGGTTCCGCCACGAGCACTTCGGCGCCCTCGCCTGGAGCACCACCCAGCCCCGCCGCTTCGTGGAGTTGCCGAGCGCGGCGGCCATGGTCACGCTGCTGGCCCGCGAGCCGCTGGCCCCGCAGTTCCCGCCGCAGGCGCAGACCGCCCTCGGCGACCGGTTCGGCCTCGACCAGGCCCGGTGGACCACGATCGTCGGTGACCTGCATTCCATGGGAGTTCTCGCGCCGGCTGACGGCGCGGTGGTCGAGCCGGTGACCGCCGGGCGTGTCCACGCAGTCGCGGACGAAGCCGAGGCGGCCCGGCCCCGGTCGGCGGTGCTCAAGCCGTTCTGGGTGCACCTGCAACCGTTCACCGTCTGCAACCAGAAGTGCTTGCACTGCTACTGCTCCGGTGGGCCGAAAGCGGACCCGTTCCTGCTGCCGTTGGAGCAGTGGCACGAGATCATCCGTCGGCTCGACGACTACGGCGTGCCGGACATCTACATCACCGGCGGGGAGAGTCTGCTCCTGCCGGGATTCTTCGACCTGGCGGCCGACATCATCGGCCGGGGGTTGGGGTTCGGGGTGTCGACCAACGCCACGGTGCTCAACGCCGGCCGGCTAGAGCAGTTGCGCGAGTTGGGGGTATCTCCGGTGCAGGTGTCGCTGGACGGCGGCCAGGCCGCCACGCACGAGATGATCCGGGGGGCGCCCGGCTCCTGGCCCAAGACCCTCGCGGGTATCCGTGTCCTCGGCGAGTTCACCGAGGTCGTCATCAACACCGTGGTCAACCACGCAAACCTGGGCGAGCTGGAACAGGTCGTGCAGGTCGGGCTCAGCGCCGGGGTACGTCGGTTCAAGTTCTTCCCGCAGAAGCCGGTCGGGCGGTCCAACCCGGCGGTGACGTTGGACGACGCCACGATCCTGGGCGTGCTGCTGCCCGAGTGCCAGCGCCTGGCCGAGGCGTACGACGTGGAGATCGAGACGATCAGCCCGGCGCAGGGGTGTGGCAGCGGCAGCATCGGCTTCGCCGTCGACCAGCTCGGCGACGTGTACCCGTGCATCTTCGGGGTGGAGAACCGGTCCCTGCGGGCCGGGAACCTCCTCACCGACGATCTAGACACCATGTGGTTCAGCGCGGTGTGGGAGCAGTTCCGCGGTGAGCCGACCACCCCGTGTCGGCGATGCGAGGTGCCATGCCCGCGGTGA
- a CDS encoding ribose-5-phosphate isomerase, protein MRVYLGSDHAGFELKVHLANHLAKQGYEVVDVGPHAYDPEDDYPVFCLHAGTRVVADPGSLAVVIGGSGNGEQIAANKVAGVRAALAWSVETAQLGRQHNDANVVAVGARQHTLDEAAAIVEAFLTTSFSGSERHARRVAQVAAYERTRQLPELP, encoded by the coding sequence ATGCGCGTCTACCTGGGATCCGATCACGCCGGTTTCGAGCTGAAGGTGCACCTGGCCAACCATCTCGCCAAGCAGGGCTACGAGGTGGTCGACGTCGGCCCGCACGCCTATGACCCGGAGGACGACTACCCGGTTTTCTGCCTGCACGCGGGCACCCGGGTGGTGGCCGACCCGGGCAGCCTGGCCGTGGTCATCGGCGGCTCGGGCAACGGCGAGCAGATCGCCGCGAACAAGGTGGCCGGGGTGCGGGCGGCGCTGGCGTGGAGCGTCGAGACCGCCCAACTGGGCCGGCAGCACAACGACGCGAACGTGGTCGCCGTCGGTGCCCGCCAGCACACTCTCGACGAGGCCGCCGCCATCGTCGAGGCGTTCCTGACCACCTCGTTCTCGGGCAGCGAGCGGCATGCCCGCCGCGTCGCCCAGGTGGCCGCGTACGAACGCACCCGGCAACTGCCCGAGCTGCCCTGA
- a CDS encoding DUF1015 family protein — MTAVHPITRAWITTGGTGAQNYDEFADDAEITAIIEANPHSALGIEMPHRAPESLGRSFGDALPDAVSRLAEAKADGSYTPAEQVVVLYRISAPGEEPAYGLFAMVDTDQISTRADEPGVVIRNEDVFIAKVRERVALAEALGHLLSPVLLLQTGRGDELHAALAAATDAAGAPAATDIDQAGRTHAIWLVGPGPRQDELSALAGGGELVVADGNHRSLAAQTGGLSRFLAVVTTPASVAIQPYNRLVSELTTTPDELLGRLRAAGAQVTGIDGPAEIPAVGGTVVLQLPDRAYAVTLPHTGASRLENLDHALVERLLLRDALGLDPGDKRITYVGGDYPASWLTGEVEAGRAELAILVAPVTVDDFIAVNLAREKMPRKSTWFTPKARGGLVVAALPDPA; from the coding sequence ATGACGGCCGTGCACCCGATCACCCGCGCCTGGATCACCACCGGTGGCACCGGCGCCCAGAACTACGACGAGTTCGCCGACGACGCGGAGATCACCGCGATCATCGAGGCGAACCCGCACAGCGCCCTCGGCATCGAGATGCCGCACCGGGCCCCGGAGAGCCTCGGCAGGTCCTTCGGCGACGCCCTGCCGGACGCGGTGAGCCGGCTGGCGGAGGCGAAGGCCGACGGCAGCTACACCCCGGCCGAGCAGGTGGTGGTGCTGTACCGGATCAGCGCGCCGGGGGAGGAGCCGGCGTACGGGCTGTTCGCCATGGTCGACACCGACCAGATCTCCACCCGGGCCGACGAGCCCGGCGTGGTGATCCGCAACGAGGACGTCTTCATCGCGAAGGTGCGCGAGCGGGTCGCCCTGGCCGAGGCGCTGGGCCACCTCCTCTCGCCGGTGCTTCTGCTCCAGACCGGGCGGGGCGACGAGCTGCACGCCGCGCTCGCGGCGGCCACCGACGCGGCTGGTGCCCCCGCCGCCACCGACATCGACCAGGCGGGGCGTACCCACGCCATCTGGCTTGTCGGTCCCGGCCCTCGGCAGGACGAGCTGTCCGCGCTGGCCGGCGGTGGCGAGCTGGTCGTCGCCGACGGCAACCACCGCAGCCTGGCCGCGCAGACCGGCGGGCTGTCCCGGTTCCTGGCGGTCGTCACCACTCCCGCCTCGGTGGCGATCCAGCCGTACAACCGCCTGGTCAGCGAGTTGACCACCACACCGGACGAGCTGCTCGGCCGGCTCCGCGCCGCCGGCGCCCAGGTCACCGGCATCGACGGCCCGGCCGAGATCCCGGCGGTCGGCGGCACCGTCGTGCTCCAGTTGCCCGACCGGGCGTACGCGGTGACGCTGCCGCACACCGGTGCGAGCCGGCTGGAGAACCTCGACCATGCCCTGGTCGAACGGTTGCTGCTGCGCGACGCCCTCGGACTGGATCCGGGCGACAAGCGGATCACCTACGTCGGCGGCGACTACCCGGCGAGCTGGCTGACCGGTGAGGTCGAGGCCGGCCGGGCCGAGCTGGCCATCCTCGTCGCGCCGGTGACCGTCGACGACTTCATCGCGGTGAACCTCGCCCGCGAGAAGATGCCGCGCAAGAGCACCTGGTTCACCCCGAAGGCGCGGGGCGGCCTGGTGGTCGCCGCACTGCCCGACCCGGCGTGA
- a CDS encoding bleomycin resistance protein, with protein MDEHLAPVLRVADADASVRWYERLGFVKQWEHRFAPDLPRYVGIARGGMHLHLSEHTGDARPGTLVYLYVSDVDAMAAACGIAKIDDMEWGRDFGVTDPDGNRLRVGTPKTAVTN; from the coding sequence ATGGATGAACATCTCGCGCCGGTTCTTCGGGTCGCCGATGCCGATGCCTCTGTCCGGTGGTACGAGAGGCTTGGCTTCGTCAAGCAGTGGGAACACCGGTTCGCGCCCGACCTGCCCCGCTACGTGGGAATCGCCCGAGGAGGCATGCACCTGCACCTGTCCGAGCACACAGGTGATGCCCGCCCCGGCACGTTGGTCTACCTCTACGTCAGTGACGTTGATGCGATGGCCGCAGCCTGTGGCATCGCGAAGATCGATGACATGGAGTGGGGGCGCGACTTCGGGGTGACCGACCCGGACGGCAATAGGTTGCGCGTCGGCACCCCGAAGACGGCTGTCACCAATTGA
- a CDS encoding S8 family peptidase — protein sequence MPLPRPYRPHPAATRGPLAALLTAAVVATLTAGPAAAAPATGDIRYADAPTAVAGSYLVVLRTDAPAASRAVAARLTSRYAGHVDRVFTAALPGFEVRLTERAARRLAAEPAVAHVEQNRTVTLRAPGVQLNPPSWGLDRIDQRHLPLDRRYAYPNTAPNVNAYLIDAGVRGTHRDFGGRVGAGVDLVDGLPADDCNGHGTHLAGTVGGRLHGVAKKVRLHPVRVLNCSGSGSIAQVIAGVDWVTANAVRPAVALMALGGGASAALDTAVHNSIKSGVGYVVTAGSSNGNACTVSPARVPAALTVAGTTPTDARMPSGNHGSCLDLYAPGASITSTWHTSDTATAILSGGSMASAHVAGCVALALQANPTWTPAQVGADLTGRATVGIVGGVPAGTPNRLLYCGP from the coding sequence ATGCCACTCCCCCGTCCGTACCGGCCGCACCCGGCCGCCACCCGCGGGCCGCTCGCCGCCCTGCTCACCGCAGCCGTCGTGGCCACGCTGACCGCCGGGCCGGCCGCCGCGGCGCCCGCCACCGGCGACATCCGGTACGCCGACGCGCCCACCGCGGTCGCGGGCAGCTACCTGGTCGTGCTCCGCACCGACGCACCCGCCGCCAGCCGGGCCGTCGCCGCCCGGCTGACCAGCCGGTACGCCGGCCACGTCGACCGGGTCTTCACCGCCGCGCTGCCCGGGTTCGAGGTGCGCCTGACCGAACGCGCGGCCCGCCGGCTGGCCGCCGAGCCGGCGGTCGCCCACGTCGAGCAGAACCGGACCGTCACGCTGAGGGCGCCCGGGGTGCAACTGAACCCGCCCTCCTGGGGGCTGGACCGGATCGACCAGCGACACCTCCCCCTCGACCGCCGGTACGCCTACCCGAACACCGCGCCGAACGTGAACGCGTACCTCATCGACGCCGGTGTGCGGGGCACCCACCGTGACTTCGGCGGCCGGGTCGGCGCGGGCGTCGACCTGGTCGACGGCCTGCCGGCGGACGACTGCAACGGGCACGGCACCCACCTGGCCGGCACCGTCGGCGGCAGGCTGCACGGGGTGGCCAAGAAGGTCCGGCTGCACCCGGTGCGGGTGCTCAACTGCTCCGGCAGCGGCAGCATCGCCCAGGTGATCGCCGGGGTGGACTGGGTGACCGCCAACGCGGTCCGCCCGGCGGTGGCGCTGATGGCCCTGGGCGGTGGTGCGAGCGCCGCCCTGGACACGGCCGTGCACAACTCGATCAAGTCGGGCGTCGGTTACGTGGTGACCGCCGGCAGCTCGAACGGAAACGCCTGCACCGTCTCACCCGCCCGGGTCCCGGCCGCGCTCACCGTCGCCGGCACCACACCCACCGACGCGCGGATGCCCTCCGGCAACCACGGCTCCTGCCTGGACCTGTACGCGCCGGGGGCGAGCATCACCTCGACCTGGCACACCAGCGACACGGCGACGGCGATCCTCAGCGGCGGCTCGATGGCGTCCGCGCACGTCGCCGGTTGCGTCGCTCTCGCCCTCCAGGCCAACCCGACCTGGACCCCGGCCCAGGTCGGTGCCGACCTGACGGGCCGGGCCACCGTCGGTATCGTCGGCGGGGTGCCCGCCGGCACCCCCAACCGCCTGCTCTACTGCGGCCCCTGA
- a CDS encoding type II toxin-antitoxin system VapC family toxin → MSLVALDTDVASAILRGRLHGRLRARLAAKTLCITFVKLGELTKWTALRSWGPRKLADLAQWRSGVVLLPFDEAVATTWGQLQARAQHRGRPRPTNDSWIAACCLVDRLPLATFNGKDYADFAEYDGLRLFDVS, encoded by the coding sequence GTGAGTCTGGTCGCCCTGGACACCGACGTGGCGTCGGCGATCCTGCGGGGTCGGCTGCATGGCCGGCTTCGCGCCCGGCTGGCCGCTAAGACCCTGTGCATCACCTTCGTCAAGCTCGGGGAGCTGACCAAGTGGACCGCGCTGCGGAGCTGGGGGCCGCGCAAGCTCGCTGACCTCGCGCAGTGGCGATCCGGCGTGGTCCTGCTGCCCTTCGACGAGGCGGTGGCGACCACCTGGGGTCAGCTCCAGGCGCGGGCGCAGCATCGGGGGCGTCCCCGGCCGACGAACGACTCCTGGATCGCGGCCTGCTGCCTGGTCGACCGGCTACCGCTGGCGACGTTCAACGGCAAGGACTACGCCGACTTCGCCGAGTACGACGGCCTACGCCTGTTCGACGTCTCGTAG
- a CDS encoding response regulator transcription factor — protein sequence MRVVIAEDHALLRDGLTRILRAFDFDVVASVDNGPALLPALITHRPQVAVIDVRLPPTFTDEGLQAAIAARSQIPGLPILVLSQHVEPMYARELLSTPHGGVGYFLKDRVSNVGEFVDAVRRVAAGGTAMDPEVISQLLARREPLAVLTAREREVLGEMAEGRSNAAIATKLRITEKAVSKHINNILTKLDMPPSEDDNRRVLAVLAYLNA from the coding sequence GTGCGCGTTGTCATCGCCGAAGACCATGCACTCCTTCGCGACGGACTGACCCGCATCCTGCGGGCCTTCGACTTCGACGTCGTCGCGTCCGTCGACAACGGCCCCGCCCTGCTGCCCGCCCTGATCACCCACCGGCCCCAGGTGGCGGTCATCGACGTGCGCCTGCCGCCGACGTTCACCGACGAGGGTCTACAGGCCGCGATCGCCGCCCGCAGCCAGATTCCCGGCCTGCCGATCCTCGTGCTCTCCCAGCACGTCGAGCCGATGTACGCCCGCGAACTGCTCAGCACGCCGCACGGGGGGGTGGGCTACTTCCTCAAGGACCGCGTCTCCAACGTCGGCGAGTTCGTCGACGCCGTCCGCCGGGTGGCCGCCGGCGGCACCGCCATGGACCCCGAAGTGATCTCGCAGCTCCTCGCCCGCCGGGAACCATTGGCGGTGCTCACCGCCCGGGAGCGGGAGGTGCTCGGCGAGATGGCCGAGGGCCGATCCAACGCCGCGATTGCGACCAAGCTCCGCATCACCGAGAAGGCCGTGAGCAAGCACATCAACAACATCCTCACCAAACTGGACATGCCGCCCTCCGAGGACGACAACCGGCGCGTCCTCGCCGTCCTGGCGTACCTCAACGCCTGA
- a CDS encoding PIN domain-containing protein produces the protein MTPSSSRKHKPPTYAERLLADLDVIHVGYGDVLERSAIVNVDPNRRGGDIVFVGAARWGWAKSDAALEASRMALLRQVRDWEPRFRLLFPHPTPTVAKRLDRAIGRLERWLVRKRDTTVPATVGKAAELLAADVADMRALAGLLPADKYAIRLVVDTNTIIDNPDLAAHVPTLGRRYMAHLLPVVLREIDDLKRGARNQDLRDAAQRADRRLKGLRTNGDIQAGVRVAGEVYAVFEHIEPRHNKLPSWLDLAVPDDRFVASTLLLQSEHPGSALHVATSDINLQTKLAAVGLPYVELP, from the coding sequence GTGACCCCCAGTTCCAGCCGGAAGCACAAGCCGCCGACGTATGCTGAGCGGCTGCTCGCTGACCTAGATGTCATCCATGTTGGGTATGGCGACGTCCTCGAACGCTCGGCCATCGTCAACGTTGACCCCAATCGCCGCGGCGGCGACATCGTCTTCGTCGGCGCCGCAAGGTGGGGGTGGGCGAAAAGCGACGCCGCACTGGAGGCGTCCCGGATGGCGCTACTGCGGCAGGTCCGCGACTGGGAGCCTCGGTTCCGACTCCTGTTCCCTCACCCGACGCCGACGGTTGCCAAGCGGCTCGACCGGGCCATCGGCCGGCTCGAACGCTGGCTCGTCCGCAAGCGTGATACCACCGTGCCGGCGACGGTAGGCAAAGCAGCCGAGTTGCTCGCTGCTGACGTCGCCGACATGCGAGCGTTGGCTGGTTTGCTGCCAGCCGATAAGTACGCAATTCGGCTCGTTGTCGATACCAACACCATTATCGATAACCCCGATCTTGCGGCCCATGTCCCGACACTGGGCCGCCGGTACATGGCTCATCTGCTACCCGTCGTGCTGCGGGAGATCGACGATCTCAAACGTGGCGCACGCAATCAGGATCTCCGCGACGCGGCCCAGCGCGCCGACCGGCGTCTTAAGGGTCTGCGGACCAACGGCGACATCCAGGCTGGCGTGCGGGTAGCCGGTGAGGTTTATGCAGTCTTCGAGCACATCGAGCCCCGCCATAACAAGCTGCCGTCCTGGCTTGACCTTGCGGTGCCGGACGACCGCTTCGTCGCCTCCACGCTGCTTCTGCAGTCCGAGCATCCTGGCTCTGCTCTGCATGTCGCTACCAGCGACATTAACCTACAGACCAAGCTGGCGGCTGTCGGTCTGCCCTACGTCGAGCTGCCCTAA
- a CDS encoding B12-binding domain-containing radical SAM protein, with protein sequence MTDLDRARVLVWAPTLYESGFKQRHVDGDALAVQASLRTAGYDSVLLDAYYRGRPAATLADTLADAAGFDVLVVHLFTSDAYGPRLHRIADELVAARLRHPRLTVIGFGPLAVSAAGELLAHGAVDHVVAGPTTVAADPFVAGLVTHLRAHLAVYTSLRSLTPSDLPYGVDSVVSVAASRGCRSRCTFCAYNADLPGGGWRDMPMAQVVDDLAHLHQAIGATTFAFSDSDFGGTRRECARRANDLRDGLRAVGLAGALTFAISVRAETLDPDTVGVLADAGVRTMLVGVESFNPDTLHRVYGKRQDLTHLRKVVTAADDAGVTTVASYILWHPWQTLDGLRAELDALDRFGRHRIPHFMARSRLEVIPGTVIERQIAADGLLITAPFQRGFTIVDPAAAAVADALTEWFATNAAPVLAGLHEANPGSLERLAELKIAEWAWLTETVNRQAACHG encoded by the coding sequence GTGACCGACCTCGACCGGGCGAGGGTGCTGGTGTGGGCGCCGACGCTGTACGAGTCCGGGTTCAAGCAGCGCCACGTCGACGGGGACGCCCTCGCGGTGCAGGCGTCCCTGCGCACTGCCGGCTACGACAGCGTCCTGCTGGATGCCTACTACCGGGGGCGGCCCGCCGCGACGCTGGCTGACACCCTCGCCGATGCCGCCGGGTTCGATGTGCTCGTGGTGCATCTGTTCACCTCGGATGCGTACGGGCCTCGGCTGCATCGCATCGCCGACGAGTTGGTGGCCGCGCGGCTGCGCCATCCTCGGCTGACCGTCATCGGCTTCGGACCTCTGGCGGTGTCCGCCGCCGGGGAGCTGTTGGCGCACGGCGCGGTGGACCACGTCGTCGCCGGGCCCACCACCGTCGCGGCAGACCCGTTCGTCGCGGGGCTCGTCACGCATCTGCGGGCGCACCTGGCGGTCTACACGTCGCTGCGGTCGCTCACTCCCTCCGACCTGCCCTACGGCGTCGACTCGGTGGTGTCGGTGGCCGCGAGCCGGGGGTGCCGGTCCCGCTGCACGTTCTGCGCCTACAACGCTGACCTGCCCGGCGGCGGATGGCGGGACATGCCCATGGCCCAGGTTGTCGACGACCTCGCTCATCTGCATCAGGCCATCGGGGCGACGACGTTCGCGTTCTCGGACTCCGACTTCGGCGGCACCCGCAGAGAGTGCGCCCGCCGCGCCAACGACCTGCGCGACGGCCTGCGAGCGGTGGGCCTCGCGGGTGCGCTCACGTTCGCGATCAGCGTGCGCGCGGAAACCCTCGACCCTGACACCGTTGGCGTGCTGGCCGACGCCGGGGTCCGCACCATGCTCGTCGGCGTGGAGTCGTTCAACCCGGACACCCTGCACCGGGTCTACGGCAAACGTCAGGACCTCACGCACCTGAGGAAGGTGGTGACCGCCGCCGACGACGCCGGAGTCACGACCGTGGCCAGCTATATCCTGTGGCATCCCTGGCAGACCCTCGACGGGCTCCGCGCCGAGCTGGACGCCCTGGACCGCTTCGGCCGCCACCGGATCCCGCACTTCATGGCCCGCAGCCGCCTGGAAGTCATCCCCGGAACGGTCATCGAACGGCAGATCGCCGCCGACGGGCTGCTCATCACCGCGCCGTTCCAAAGGGGGTTCACCATCGTGGACCCGGCCGCCGCCGCCGTGGCCGATGCACTGACCGAGTGGTTCGCCACCAATGCGGCGCCGGTGCTCGCCGGCCTGCACGAAGCCAACCCCGGCAGCCTGGAACGGCTCGCCGAACTCAAGATTGCCGAGTGGGCATGGCTCACCGAAACAGTCAACCGGCAGGCCGCCTGTCATGGGTGA
- a CDS encoding mycothiol-dependent nitroreductase Rv2466c family protein — MWFDPICPWAWITSRWLLEVERVRAVDVRFHVMSLSVLNQGRDLSADYQELLRTGWGPVRVCVAVQQRHGPDAVRALYTALGTRIHLDKEQRGPELYAAALTDAGLDPALAAAADDTSLDAPLRASHEAGMRPVGTEVGTPVIHAPGPDGGQVAFFGPVVTPAPVGEAAGRLWDGVMLVAGTPGFFELKRTRDVDPIFD, encoded by the coding sequence ATGTGGTTCGATCCGATCTGCCCCTGGGCGTGGATCACCTCCCGTTGGCTGCTGGAGGTGGAGCGGGTCCGCGCCGTCGACGTCCGTTTCCACGTGATGAGCCTGTCGGTGCTCAACCAGGGCCGGGATCTGTCCGCCGACTACCAGGAACTCCTGCGGACCGGATGGGGACCGGTCCGCGTCTGCGTCGCGGTGCAGCAGCGCCACGGCCCGGACGCCGTCCGGGCGCTCTACACGGCCCTGGGCACCCGGATTCACCTCGACAAGGAGCAGCGTGGGCCGGAGTTGTACGCCGCCGCGTTGACCGACGCCGGGCTGGATCCCGCACTGGCCGCCGCGGCCGACGACACCAGCCTCGACGCACCGCTGCGGGCCAGCCACGAGGCCGGTATGCGGCCCGTCGGCACCGAGGTCGGCACCCCGGTCATCCACGCTCCCGGGCCCGACGGTGGGCAGGTCGCCTTCTTCGGCCCGGTGGTCACCCCCGCTCCCGTGGGCGAGGCCGCGGGTCGCCTCTGGGACGGCGTCATGCTGGTCGCCGGCACGCCCGGCTTCTTCGAACTCAAGCGCACCCGCGACGTCGACCCGATCTTCGACTGA